One part of the Phycisphaeraceae bacterium genome encodes these proteins:
- a CDS encoding pyridoxamine 5'-phosphate oxidase family protein — MSSSRTTIDAKTAEFIRSQRLFFVATAPRKADGLINLSPKGLDTFVVLDECTVAYLDLTGSGIETVAHLKENGRIVVMFCAFEGAPNILRLHGRGEVVEMENPEFAAIAAVFPPRPGARAVIRIHVKRVSYSCGFGVPLMEFRGHRTRLEEHCEQKGEAGLREYRERKNRTSLEGLPGLG; from the coding sequence ATGAGCAGTTCGCGAACCACGATCGACGCCAAGACGGCCGAGTTCATCCGCTCGCAGAGGCTGTTCTTCGTGGCCACAGCGCCACGGAAGGCGGACGGGCTGATCAACCTGTCTCCCAAGGGGCTGGACACGTTCGTGGTACTGGACGAATGCACGGTCGCCTACCTGGACCTGACGGGAAGCGGCATCGAAACGGTGGCGCACCTGAAGGAGAACGGACGGATCGTAGTGATGTTCTGCGCCTTCGAGGGCGCGCCCAACATCCTCCGGCTGCACGGCCGGGGCGAGGTCGTTGAAATGGAGAATCCCGAGTTCGCGGCGATCGCGGCCGTCTTCCCGCCCCGGCCTGGCGCCCGGGCGGTGATCAGGATCCACGTGAAGCGTGTATCGTATTCGTGCGGCTTTGGTGTGCCGCTGATGGAGTTCCGGGGACACCGCACGCGGCTGGAAGAGCACTGCGAGCAGAAGGGGGAGGCAGGATTGCGAGAATACCGCGAGCGGAAGAACCGGACGAGCCTGGAGGGGCTGCCCGGTCTGGGCTAG